The genomic segment CGCCGGGGCGAAGGGGCTGCGGACGTGGATCGCCCACGTCGAATGCGGGTGGATGCGCAGCAGCGCCGTCTCGTAGAACGACACCGCCTCCTCGGAGAGTGTCGGGAGCACGGCATCCTTGTCGACGGTGTCCTCCGCGCGTGGACGCAGCGCCTTCCAGACCAGCTGCACCTCCGGCGCACCGGTGGGGATGCCGTCGAGGTCGATCACCGCGCGATCCCACGGCAGCTGCAGCCGCGGATCGCGCTTGTACACCCAGGCACGCGGGGCCCCGTCCTCGGCGTTGACCTGCAGCACCCACGCGCCGCGGGCGTCATCGCGGATGAGCACGGGCTGGAGGTCGGCATCCTCCGGCGCCTCCACGAACGGCACGACGTCGCCGTCGTCGCCGTCGGGCGCCCACGCGCTGAAGCCGGGGGGGAGAGCCGCCACCAGCGCGGCGAGGTCGGACGCCACGACGCTGACATCGACGTTCGCCCGGTCGCGTATCGGGGCGCCGACCCATCGGTCGAGCGCGGCTCCGCCGGACAGCCACCACCGCACGGGCGCGCCGGAGAGCAGGGCCGCGACCGCTGAGGGGTCGAGCGGCTCCCAGGCAGTGGCGGCAGCAGAGGAGGCGGGCATAGGTCGAGGCTACCGCCCGCGCCCTGCGCACAACTCCGGAGAAACGAGCGTGTGCGGTGCGCGGGCGCCGGAGTCATGCGGATCGGCGCAGAATCTCCGGAGTCATGCGCGGTCGGATGCCGCGGATGCCGCGGATGCCGCGGATGCCGAGCCGGATGCCGCCGACGCGCGATCGAGCATCGACCACAGTCCGCGGAAGAGCGCGGCGGACTCGGCGGAGTCGAGGTGCCCGACCAGCTCGCGCTGCACGTCGACCACCCTCGGCGCGAGGCGCGCGCGCTCCGCCTCCCCGTGCTCGGTGAGGGTCACCACGTTGCGACGCGCATCCCCTGTCGCCCGTCGGCGCGCGATGAGGCCCGATTTCTCCATCCGCCGCACGAGGTCCGCGACCGTCGAACGGTCGAGGTCGACCTCGTCGCCGAGCTCGCGCTGGCTCGCCTCGCCGACACGATCGAGCACGGCGAGGATGCTGTACTGCGTGCTCGTGACGTCGGGGTCGGCGACCCTCGCCCACGTCGCCAGGTGCAGCTGCTGTGCGCGGCGGATGAGGTTCCCGACGTGCCTCTGCGGCTCTGGGATGTCGGCCATGGGGATCATGGCGTCCATCTTCTCAGTGCTCAGGCGGCTTCCCCTGCTCAGCCGACCGCGACCGGCACACGGGCGCCGACGGGCCGCAGGAATCCGGCGAAGAAGTCCCGGAGTTCCTCACGCGCCGTCAGCGGAAGCAGGTGTGCGACGTGCTGGTCGGGGCGAACGACCACGACCGCCCCCTCGGCGGCGATGCCTCGGCGCTCGAAGATGTCGTCTGCGGCGTCGGCGGCCCACGCCTTCTCCCAGTCCTGCAGTCCGAGCGGTCCCGACTTGGGAAGCAGGATCTCGGGGAGCGATGTGACATCGACGGCGTGGTGCGACCCGCGGAACACACCGTGCACGTCGATCACACTGTCGATGTCGGCTTCGGCGTGCGTGAACACCCGGATCGGCGAGTCCCCGCCCTCCGACAGCCAGGTCGCGAATTCCCGCAGCTGCCGGCCGTCCATGTCGCCGAATGCGTAGATGCGCCACCGACCGTCGGCGCGATGGGCGTGGCCGAGCTCCATGCGGCGGGCGTCAGCGATGCGGCGCACCGGGGCGGAGTGGAAGCGGGTGCCGAGTTCGAAGCCCGTCGCGAGATCCTGCCGCGCGGCGCCCGAGGTGAGGGTCGACGGCGTGTATCTCGTCGCGACACCCGCGGTGTAGCGACCCTGCTGAGCGAACTCCGCCTGCATCTCGGCCGGCGTCACACCACCGCGCTCCGGGTGCTCGGGGTCGCGGGCGGGCTGCGCGATGAACGCGGACCAGTGCTTGTCGAACGCGATGAGGTCGGCGGCGATGGCCTGCCGCTCCTCCGAGTAGGTGCGCAGCAGCGCCTCGTCCGAACGCCCCTGCAGCACGGCGGCGAGCTTCCATCCGAGGTTGAAGGCGTCCTGCATGGACACGTTCATGCCCTGACCGGCCTTCGCACTGTGGGTGTGGCAGGCATCGCCCGCGACGAACAGCCGCGGAGTGGCATCCGCCGGGGAGTCCGCCGTCAGGTCGTCGAAACGATCGGCGACGCGCTGCCCCACCTCGTAGACGCTCGACCAGGCGACCTGTCGCACATCGATCGAGTACGGGTGCAGGATCGCGTTGGCGACGTCGGCGAGCTGCGCCGCGGTGGTCTTGCGGATCTCCGAGTCACCGGCCTCCACCTCACCGAGGTCGACGTAGCAGCGCACCATGTTCCCGCCCTCACGCGGGATCATCAGCAGGCTTCCCTTGCCCGCCGACTGGACGACGTTCTTGGTGCGCCAGTCGGGGAAGTCGGTCGTCGCGAGCACGTCCATGACGCCCCAGGCGTGGTTGGCGGCATCGCCCTCCAGGCGGATTCCGAGCGCGCGGCGCACGTTGCTGCGGGCACCGTCGCAGCCGACGACGTACTTGGCGCGGACCGTGAGATCCGTGCCGTCCGCGCGGCGCAGCAGAGCGGTGACGGGGTGATCGCCGTCGTTCATCTCGTACCCGACGAACTCGATGCCGTAGTCCGCCTCGAGCCGGCTGGAGGAACGAGCGGCGTGGTCCAACAGGAACTGCTGCATGCGCGCCTGGTTGACGATCACATGGGGGAACTCGCTGAGTCCCTCGGGGGTGTCCTCCACCCATCCGCTCCGTGCGATCTTCGAGCGGTCCTCCTCGGAGGGACCCCAGAAGCGCACCTCGTTGACCCAGTAGGCCTCCCGGAGCAGGGCGTCGGCGAGTCCGAACGTCTGGAACAGTTCGACCGTCCGGCAGGCGACCCCGTCGGCGTGCCCGAGCTGAAGTGGCTCGGTGCGTCGCTCGATCACGCGCGTGGTGATGTCGGGGAACGCGGCCAGCTGTGCGGCGAGCACGGTTCCTGCGGGGCCGGTACCGACGATGAGGACGTCCACGGTCTCGGGGAAGTCCGCACCGCGGGCCTCCGCCTGCGCCGATGCCGGCTGCAGGTCGGGATCTCCTGGGCGGTAGCCGTCGCGGTAGAACTGCATGAGATCTCCTTCGATCATGCCCATTCGTTGGGGTGCCAACGATCATACACGGATGCCGCGTGGCAGAGTAGCCCCATGGCGAACTCGCGCTCCGGCGACTCGATGACCACGCGCATCGTCCGCGTGCTCGACACGTTCGCGAACGACCGGACGACGCAGACCGCGAGCGAGATCGCCCGACGCGCTGGACTGCCCTCCTCCAGCGCGCATCGCATCATCGGAGACCTCATCGACGCCGGGCTGCTCGAGCGCGACGACGAGGGCCGCGTCCGGCTCGGAATGCGCCTGTGGGAGCTGGCCCTGCGGGGATCCAGCGCCCTGCGGCTGCGCCAGACCGCCCTGCCGCACATGGAGAAGGTGCAGACCGTCGTCCGCGAACACACGCAGCTCGCGGTCCTCGAGCATGACGAGGCACTGTTCCTCGAACGGCTCTCGCATCCGGAAGCCGGCGCGAACATCACGAGGGTCGCCGGCCGGCTGCCGGTGCACGCCTCCTCCTCCGGACTCGTGCTGCTCGCCTTCGCCGACCCCGTGGTGCGCGAGCGCGTCCTGTCCGCCCCTCTGCGAGCGGTGTCTCGTGAGACGGTGACCGATCCTGCCGCGCTGCGCTCCCTGCTGGCCGGCATCCGGCGACGCGGGCACGTCGTGGCAACCGGATCGATCGAGAGCGTCTCCACCGGCGTCGCGGTGCCGATCCGCGATCGCGGCGAGGTCGTCGCCGCACTGTCGGCCGTCCTCCCCCGTGACGCCGACGCGGCGCCCGTGATCCCCGTGCTCACCGCGGCGGCGAAGGACATCGAGAGGGATCTGCGCGATTCCCGTTGAACGGGAATCTTCGCCGCGTCTTCCGCACACGGGTCACACTGATCCAGGAACGCGGATGCCCCGGCATCCCTCAGTCGTCGAAGGAGACACCGTGAGCACGTCAACGTCACTGCGCACCCAGGTCGCGATCGTCGGAGCGGGCCCCGCCGGGCTCATCCTCTCCCACCTGCTCGCCGACGCGGGGATCGAATCGATCATCATCGATCAGCGCTCGCGCGAGGAGATCGAGTCCACCATCCGAGCCGGCATCCTCGAGCAGGGGACGGTCGACCTGCTCTCCGCCATCGATCCGCACACGCGTGTCCACACCGTCGGCCACCGACACGACGGCATCGAACTGCGCTTCCAGGGCGAGGGTCACCGCATCGATTTCCCCGGGCTCGTCGGTCGCAGCGTCTGGCTGTACCCGCAGCACGAGGTGCTCAAGGACATGCTCGCCCTGCGTCTGAGTGCGGGACAGGACCTGCGCTTCGGCGTGACGGCGTCGAGCGTCGACGGCATCGACACCGACCGCCCCCGCGTCCTCGCGACCACGGAGACGGGCGAACAGCTCGTGATCGACGCGGACTTCGTCGTGGGTGCGGACGGATCGCGCTCCGTGGTGCGCCCCGCCATCACCGGCGACGCGCGGAACGGCTACTTCCGCGAATACCCCTTCGCCTGGTTCGGAATCCTCTGCGAGGCGCCGCCCAGCGCGGACGAGCTCATCTACAGCAACTCGGAGAACGGCTTCGCGCTGATCAGCCAGCGCAGCCCCGAGGTGCAGCGGATGTACTTCCAGTGCGACCCCGACGCCGACCCGAACGCCATGAGCGAGGCGGAGATCTGGGAGACGTTGCAGGCGCGCGTGCCCGGTACGACGCTTCAGGAGGGCCCCATCTTCCAGCGCGACGTCCTGCGGTTCCGCAGCTTCGTCGCTCAGGAGCTGCGCGGCGGCCGAGCGGCCCTGGTCGGAGACGCCGCTCACACCGTGCCGCCGACCGGCGCCAAGGGGATGAACCTCGCCGTCGCCGACGTCGTGCTGCTCGCCCGCGCGCTCGACGACCTGCTCACCAGGGGCGATGAGCGTCTTATCGACGGCTATGCGGAGACCGCGTCCTCCCGCATCTGGAAGGCGCAGCACTTCTCCTGGTGGATGACGAGCATGCTGCACGTGCAGCCGGGGGCGGATGCCTTCGATCGACGTCGCCAGCTCGGAGAACTGCGCTCGGTGGTCGAATCCGAGGCGGGGCGCACCTATCTCGCGGAGGCCTACACCGGCTGGCCGCTGGCGTAGGCGCATCGGCGGCGCAGCGACTCCGCGTCATGCGGGGCGTGCCCGCGGGCATCGTTGTCGAAGTACACGTAGACGTCTCGCGGAGCCCGCCCCTCCGCGCCCACCGCCATGGCATCGATCGCGCGCGCCCATTCGTCGAGCTGTTCGGCGGTGTATCCGCTGCTGTAGAGCTCCTCGGCACCGTGGAGCCGGATGTACGAGAAACCGGCCGTCGCCTCGTAGAAACGGGGGAATCGGCCTGCGGTGTCCGCGCACACCATCGCCACATCATGGTGTCTGAGCAGAGGACCGGCCTCGCGGAAGCTCTCGGCTCCAGCGCATGGCGGATCGGACGATCCTCGTCGATCTCGAGCCACGCGCGCCCGTCGAGTCGTCGGTCGTGGCGCCGCGCCAGGCGAAGCGCGTCGGCGGTCGAGCGGGGCAGCATCGCCAGGAACGCATCGAGGACGTCCGCTTCGAACTCCTGTCGTTCCGGGAGCTGCCAGAGGATGGGACCGAGTGCGGCACCGAGCGCGAGGACACCGGAGGCGAAGAAGTTCGCAAGGCCCGTCTCGGCATCCCGCATGCGCAGCATGTGCGTCACGTATCGCGACCCTTTGACCGCGAAGACGAAGCCCTCCGGCACGGCGTCGCGCCATCGCCGGTAGCTCTCCGGGCGCTGCAGCGAGTAGAAGGACCCGTTGAGCTCGACGGTCGGGAACTTCGTCCCCATGAACTCCAGTTCCCGGCGCTGCACCAGCCCGCGCGGGTAGAAGTCTCCGCGCCAACTCGCATATCGCCACCCGGAGGTGCCGATGCGCACGGCACCGGCATCGCGGTCTGTCAGAGAGTCCGCCACGAGTCGCTCGTCAGCGCAGCCCCCGCCTGAGGTCCCATCTGCAGCATCCCGCCGTCCACGGCGACCGTGCTCCCGGAGATGTACGCCCCGCGTGGCGAGGCGAGGAAGGCGATGAGGGCCGCGACCTCGCGCGCGTCCCCCGGTCGCCCCATCGGGATGCCGGGCCGGTGGATGCCGTGTGGATCCTTGTCGGCGTGGCCGGTCATGGGTGTCGCGATCTCGCCCGGCGCGACGCTCACCGCGGAGATCCCGTGCGCGCCGAGCTCGAGGGCGATGTTCTTCATGAGGCCGGTGAGACCGTGCTTCGCGGCGTCGTACGCGCTCGACCCGACCATCGCCTGGTGGGCGTGCACACTCGTCACGGCGATCAGCCGTCCGCCCCCTCCTGCCGCGACCATGTGCCGCGCCGCGCGCTGCAGGCAGAGGAACGCGCCGGTGAGATTGACGTCGATCACGTGCTGCCACTCATCGAGTTCGACGTCGACGAACGGGGTCCGAAGACCCGATCCCGCGTTGTTGACGAAGACGTCAACGCCGCCGAGCTGCTCGATGAGTCCGTCGACGGCATCGCCGCACGCGGGGATCTCGGCGACGTCGAGCTGCGCGAGCACAGCTCTGGCGCCGTGCTCGCGCACCTCGGCAGCCGTGGCCTCTGCACCCTCCAGGTCTGAGAGCCACGTGATCCCGACGTCGAAACCGTCCGCCGCCAGGGCGACGGCGGTCGCACGGCCGATCCCGGAATCAGCGCCGGTGACGATCGCCCTTCCTCCGCGTGCGGCGGCGCTCACGATCAGCTCTCCTTGGCGGGCTTGCGGTTCTCCGCGCTCACCATCCACGCGAACTGCTCGAGCTTCTCGATGATCGCGTGCAGGATGTCCGCGCTGGTCGGGTCCTCCTCGTCGACGGCGTCGTGCACGTCGCGCATCGTTCCGACGGTCGCCTCCAGGCGGATCGTGACCAGATCGACGGTCTCCTTGGTGTCGATCTCGCCCTGCGGGAACTCCGGCAGCGTCGTGGTGGCGGCCACCGTGTCGCTGCGGCCGTCGGGGACTGCATGCAGCGCACGCA from the Microbacterium ginsengiterrae genome contains:
- a CDS encoding nucleotidyltransferase domain-containing protein; the protein is MPASSAAATAWEPLDPSAVAALLSGAPVRWWLSGGAALDRWVGAPIRDRANVDVSVVASDLAALVAALPPGFSAWAPDGDDGDVVPFVEAPEDADLQPVLIRDDARGAWVLQVNAEDGAPRAWVYKRDPRLQLPWDRAVIDLDGIPTGAPEVQLVWKALRPRAEDTVDKDAVLPTLSEEAVSFYETALLRIHPHSTWAIHVRSPFAPAKASWNRKKS
- a CDS encoding MarR family winged helix-turn-helix transcriptional regulator, producing the protein MADIPEPQRHVGNLIRRAQQLHLATWARVADPDVTSTQYSILAVLDRVGEASQRELGDEVDLDRSTVADLVRRMEKSGLIARRRATGDARRNVVTLTEHGEAERARLAPRVVDVQRELVGHLDSAESAALFRGLWSMLDRASAASGSASAASAASAASDRA
- a CDS encoding FAD-dependent monooxygenase, with protein sequence MIEGDLMQFYRDGYRPGDPDLQPASAQAEARGADFPETVDVLIVGTGPAGTVLAAQLAAFPDITTRVIERRTEPLQLGHADGVACRTVELFQTFGLADALLREAYWVNEVRFWGPSEEDRSKIARSGWVEDTPEGLSEFPHVIVNQARMQQFLLDHAARSSSRLEADYGIEFVGYEMNDGDHPVTALLRRADGTDLTVRAKYVVGCDGARSNVRRALGIRLEGDAANHAWGVMDVLATTDFPDWRTKNVVQSAGKGSLLMIPREGGNMVRCYVDLGEVEAGDSEIRKTTAAQLADVANAILHPYSIDVRQVAWSSVYEVGQRVADRFDDLTADSPADATPRLFVAGDACHTHSAKAGQGMNVSMQDAFNLGWKLAAVLQGRSDEALLRTYSEERQAIAADLIAFDKHWSAFIAQPARDPEHPERGGVTPAEMQAEFAQQGRYTAGVATRYTPSTLTSGAARQDLATGFELGTRFHSAPVRRIADARRMELGHAHRADGRWRIYAFGDMDGRQLREFATWLSEGGDSPIRVFTHAEADIDSVIDVHGVFRGSHHAVDVTSLPEILLPKSGPLGLQDWEKAWAADAADDIFERRGIAAEGAVVVVRPDQHVAHLLPLTAREELRDFFAGFLRPVGARVPVAVG
- a CDS encoding IclR family transcriptional regulator, whose product is MANSRSGDSMTTRIVRVLDTFANDRTTQTASEIARRAGLPSSSAHRIIGDLIDAGLLERDDEGRVRLGMRLWELALRGSSALRLRQTALPHMEKVQTVVREHTQLAVLEHDEALFLERLSHPEAGANITRVAGRLPVHASSSGLVLLAFADPVVRERVLSAPLRAVSRETVTDPAALRSLLAGIRRRGHVVATGSIESVSTGVAVPIRDRGEVVAALSAVLPRDADAAPVIPVLTAAAKDIERDLRDSR
- a CDS encoding 4-hydroxybenzoate 3-monooxygenase is translated as MSTSTSLRTQVAIVGAGPAGLILSHLLADAGIESIIIDQRSREEIESTIRAGILEQGTVDLLSAIDPHTRVHTVGHRHDGIELRFQGEGHRIDFPGLVGRSVWLYPQHEVLKDMLALRLSAGQDLRFGVTASSVDGIDTDRPRVLATTETGEQLVIDADFVVGADGSRSVVRPAITGDARNGYFREYPFAWFGILCEAPPSADELIYSNSENGFALISQRSPEVQRMYFQCDPDADPNAMSEAEIWETLQARVPGTTLQEGPIFQRDVLRFRSFVAQELRGGRAALVGDAAHTVPPTGAKGMNLAVADVVLLARALDDLLTRGDERLIDGYAETASSRIWKAQHFSWWMTSMLHVQPGADAFDRRRQLGELRSVVESEAGRTYLAEAYTGWPLA
- a CDS encoding DUF72 domain-containing protein, which codes for MVCADTAGRFPRFYEATAGFSYIRLHGAEELYSSGYTAEQLDEWARAIDAMAVGAEGRAPRDVYVYFDNDARGHAPHDAESLRRRCAYASGQPV
- a CDS encoding SDR family oxidoreductase — protein: MSAAARGGRAIVTGADSGIGRATAVALAADGFDVGITWLSDLEGAEATAAEVREHGARAVLAQLDVAEIPACGDAVDGLIEQLGGVDVFVNNAGSGLRTPFVDVELDEWQHVIDVNLTGAFLCLQRAARHMVAAGGGGRLIAVTSVHAHQAMVGSSAYDAAKHGLTGLMKNIALELGAHGISAVSVAPGEIATPMTGHADKDPHGIHRPGIPMGRPGDAREVAALIAFLASPRGAYISGSTVAVDGGMLQMGPQAGAALTSDSWRTL
- a CDS encoding Dps family protein — encoded protein: MATKNTTKATKTARGGSGEKQTRRQNAEKGFVASKELGEKLQAVLVDLLELAMQGKQAHWNVVGRNFRDTHRQLDEIIEAAREFSDTVAERMRALHAVPDGRSDTVAATTTLPEFPQGEIDTKETVDLVTIRLEATVGTMRDVHDAVDEEDPTSADILHAIIEKLEQFAWMVSAENRKPAKES